In one Sphingomonas sanguinis genomic region, the following are encoded:
- a CDS encoding pilus assembly protein CpaE, translating to MNAPWKPAMLTTRDPFLAFVSDEWTAEAIRPLAAEQGWSVDKVMKGGLSGAIQSLSVSASPQILLVDLTETVDPASEINNLAEVCEPGTIVIAIGPVNDVRLYRSLMASGLHDYLLKPINADHLRDTIGQARSQLHAPRPLDMEPEKAPCSVAVVGVRGGVGASTIATSLGWLMAERLDRTTALLDLDVHFGTAALALDLEPGRGLVDAIDNPSRIDGLFLERAMVKASEKLAILSAEAPISAPILTDGLAFAQLQDEMRLNFESTIVDLPRGLMIQQPMLVATAQTIVLVTELTLAAARDTIRLLSWAKMHAPQATVLTIANRVQPAAQSEIAQSDFEGSIERPIDFVMPYDPKLIVQAAKVGKPIAELGRTSRTIAPLVELTQRLCTSAEGNADMPAKRGLLDRFDLKSLLNKRTRAD from the coding sequence ATGAACGCCCCCTGGAAACCCGCCATGCTGACCACGCGCGATCCCTTCCTGGCCTTTGTCAGCGACGAATGGACGGCGGAGGCGATCCGGCCGCTGGCCGCCGAACAGGGATGGTCGGTCGACAAGGTGATGAAGGGTGGCCTGTCCGGCGCGATCCAGTCGCTGTCGGTATCGGCCAGCCCCCAAATCCTGCTGGTCGACCTGACCGAGACCGTCGATCCCGCCAGCGAGATCAACAATCTGGCCGAGGTGTGCGAGCCCGGTACGATCGTGATCGCGATCGGCCCGGTCAACGACGTGCGGCTATACCGTTCGCTGATGGCGAGCGGCCTGCACGATTATCTGCTGAAGCCGATCAACGCCGACCATTTGCGCGACACGATCGGCCAGGCGCGCAGCCAGCTTCATGCGCCCCGCCCCCTCGACATGGAGCCCGAAAAGGCACCGTGCAGCGTCGCGGTGGTCGGCGTTCGCGGCGGCGTGGGCGCATCGACCATCGCCACCTCGCTCGGCTGGCTGATGGCGGAGCGGCTGGACCGGACGACCGCGCTACTCGACCTGGACGTGCATTTCGGCACCGCCGCGCTGGCGCTGGACCTGGAGCCGGGGCGCGGGCTGGTCGATGCGATCGACAATCCCAGCCGCATCGACGGGCTGTTCCTGGAACGCGCCATGGTCAAGGCGTCGGAAAAGCTGGCGATCCTGTCGGCCGAAGCCCCGATCAGCGCGCCTATCCTGACCGACGGCCTCGCCTTCGCGCAGCTGCAGGACGAGATGCGGCTCAATTTCGAATCGACCATCGTCGACCTGCCGCGCGGGTTGATGATCCAGCAGCCGATGCTGGTCGCGACGGCGCAGACCATCGTGCTGGTCACCGAACTGACCCTGGCCGCCGCGCGCGACACGATCCGCCTGTTGTCCTGGGCCAAGATGCACGCCCCGCAGGCCACCGTCCTGACCATCGCCAACCGGGTGCAGCCCGCCGCGCAGAGCGAGATCGCGCAGAGCGATTTCGAGGGATCGATCGAACGTCCGATCGATTTCGTCATGCCCTATGACCCCAAGCTGATCGTCCAGGCCGCCAAAGTCGGCAAGCCCATCGCCGAACTGGGCCGCACGTCGCGCACCATCGCCCCGCTGGTCGAGCTGACGCAGCGCCTCTGCACCTCGGCCGAGGGCAACGCGGACATGCCCGCGAAACGCGGGCTGCTCGACCGGTTCGACCTGAAGTCGCTGCTCAACAAGCGGACGCGGGCCGACTGA
- a CDS encoding helix-turn-helix transcriptional regulator — MKNRLKVLRAERNWSQAELAGRLDVSRQAVNAIETGKYDPSLPLAFRIGRLFELPIEEIFDDEHHGE, encoded by the coding sequence ATGAAAAATCGCCTCAAGGTGCTGCGCGCCGAACGCAACTGGAGCCAGGCGGAACTCGCCGGGCGGCTGGATGTGTCGCGCCAGGCCGTCAACGCCATCGAGACGGGGAAGTACGACCCCTCGCTGCCGCTCGCCTTCCGTATCGGACGGCTGTTCGAACTGCCCATCGAGGAGATTTTCGATGACGAGCATCACGGTGAATAA
- a CDS encoding type II secretion system F family protein, with translation MSMSATLILAMGVFLTLALAMAAFSAPVGSRSQNRRLAALRGRVALDLGKPLEAVAASRGIALAGDTRMDKAFGRLLPNSATLATRLDRTGRDWTVGQYGMASAGLAFGLMILLMILGWSFFTALLVGLLLGLWVPHMVIGRMITKRRNKFVIRFPDAIELLVRGLRSGLPISETMAVVALELPGPVGEEFRAVTDRMRIGRTMDAALQDTADRLDIPEFRFFVIAIAIQRETGGNLAETLSNLAEVLRKRAQMKLKIKAMSSESKASAYIIGCLPFAVFGMIWMINQPYMARFFVDPRLMLVGAAGFLWMGLGAFIMSRMISFEI, from the coding sequence ATGTCGATGTCGGCGACCCTGATCCTGGCCATGGGCGTCTTCCTGACGCTCGCGCTGGCGATGGCGGCCTTTTCGGCCCCGGTTGGCTCGCGCAGCCAGAACCGGCGGCTGGCCGCATTACGCGGTCGGGTCGCGCTCGACCTCGGCAAGCCGCTGGAGGCGGTGGCCGCGTCGCGCGGGATCGCGCTGGCGGGCGACACACGGATGGACAAGGCGTTCGGCCGTCTGCTCCCCAATTCCGCAACGCTCGCCACGCGGCTGGACCGCACCGGGCGCGACTGGACCGTCGGCCAATATGGCATGGCGAGCGCGGGGCTGGCGTTCGGCTTGATGATCCTGCTGATGATCCTCGGCTGGTCCTTCTTCACCGCCTTGCTGGTCGGGCTGCTGCTCGGGCTATGGGTGCCGCACATGGTCATCGGGCGGATGATTACGAAGCGCCGGAACAAGTTCGTCATCCGCTTTCCCGATGCCATCGAGCTGTTGGTGCGTGGCCTGCGTTCGGGCCTGCCCATCTCGGAGACGATGGCGGTCGTCGCGCTGGAGCTGCCCGGCCCGGTGGGCGAGGAGTTTCGCGCCGTCACCGACCGGATGCGGATCGGCCGGACGATGGACGCCGCGCTTCAGGACACTGCCGATCGGCTCGACATTCCCGAATTCCGCTTCTTCGTCATCGCCATCGCCATCCAGCGCGAGACCGGCGGCAACCTGGCCGAGACGCTGTCCAACCTGGCCGAGGTGCTGCGCAAGCGTGCGCAGATGAAGCTGAAGATCAAGGCGATGTCGTCCGAGTCCAAGGCGTCCGCCTATATCATCGGCTGCCTGCCCTTTGCCGTGTTCGGCATGATCTGGATGATCAACCAGCCCTATATGGCGCGCTTCTTCGTCGATCCGCGCCTGATGCTGGTCGGGGCGGCAGGCTTTCTCTGGATGGGCCTGGGCGCGTTCATCATGTCCCGCATGATCAGCTTCGAGATCTGA
- a CDS encoding CpaD family pilus assembly lipoprotein, whose amino-acid sequence MRRFPLLLTPLGLALMTGGCMGAGQPGLESAHQPVVSQTDYALDLALSGGRLATDEDRRLDGWARNLHLGYGDRVAVEDPAGEGPVAYREVANVIGRYGLLLGQASPITRSPVAPATIRVVVTRSVATVPGCPDLRSDTAPDLEGRTSSNHGCAINRNLAAMVANPTDLVQGVGAPAATDPATATRAVRALRVAPPSGNGGTTLRDPNTIQSGGGGLPAPSAGGAQ is encoded by the coding sequence ATGCGTCGTTTCCCGCTTCTCCTGACGCCGCTCGGCCTCGCGCTGATGACCGGCGGCTGCATGGGTGCCGGTCAGCCGGGTCTGGAGTCCGCCCATCAGCCGGTCGTGTCGCAGACCGACTATGCGCTCGATCTTGCCTTGTCCGGCGGACGGCTGGCGACGGACGAGGATCGGCGGCTCGACGGCTGGGCGCGCAACCTCCATCTGGGCTATGGCGACCGCGTCGCGGTGGAGGACCCGGCGGGCGAAGGTCCCGTCGCCTATCGCGAGGTCGCGAACGTCATCGGCCGCTATGGCTTGCTGCTCGGCCAGGCCTCGCCGATCACGCGCAGCCCGGTGGCGCCCGCGACCATTCGCGTGGTGGTGACGCGCAGCGTGGCGACCGTGCCCGGCTGTCCCGACTTGCGGAGCGACACCGCACCCGATCTGGAGGGGCGGACCTCGTCCAACCATGGTTGCGCGATCAACCGCAACCTGGCCGCGATGGTCGCCAACCCCACCGACCTGGTTCAGGGCGTGGGCGCCCCCGCGGCCACCGATCCCGCCACTGCGACCCGCGCGGTCCGGGCGCTGCGTGTCGCGCCGCCGAGCGGCAATGGCGGCACCACGTTGCGCGATCCGAACACGATCCAGAGCGGCGGCGGCGGCCTCCCGGCGCCGAGCGCGGGAGGCGCGCAATGA
- the ppdK gene encoding pyruvate, phosphate dikinase — MTYVYRFGGGVSDGGKGDKNLLGGKGANLAEMASIGLPVPPGFTISTAMCTRYYDDGEQFPQELRDEVADGIAHIEAVTEKRFGDAQNPLLVSVRSGARVSMPGMMDTVLNLGLNDETVEGLAKKAGDERFAWDSYRRFIQMYADVVLELDHGAFEEALEIAKEDNGFTLDTELTATDLKKLVAEYKGLVEAEWGKPFPQDVHDQLWGAVGAVFGSWQSERAKVYRRLNDIPADWGTAVNVQAMVFGNMGDTSATGVAFTRDPSKGDRAYYGEFLINAQGEDVVAGIRTPQYLTKAAREEANAKPASMEEAMPEVYAELAAVFDQLETHYRDMQDIEFTVEQAKLWMLQTRSGKRTAKAALKIAVDMANEGLITREEAIARVDPAALDQLLHPTLDPDAKRDVLTKGLPASPGAASGKVVFDADAAERAAAAGEAVILVRVETSPEDIHGMHAAKGILTARGGMTSHAAVVARGMGRPCVSGAGSLAIDNKAKLLRVGSREVREGDILTLDGSTGEVMVGAVATVQPELAGDFGTLMEWADQVRRLKVRANAETPLDCRTAREFGAEGVGLCRTEHMFFDAARITAVRQMILASDEAGRRAALAKLLPEQRADFTAIFEVMAGLPVTVRLLDPPLHEFLPQQEAEFAEVATAAGVDVDTLKRRANELHEFNPMLGHRGCRLGVTYPEIYEIQARAIFEAALDVAEKSGEAPIPEVMIPLVATRRELELMKAVVDKAAQAVFAERGKTVEYLVGTMIELPRAALKAGEIAEVGEFFSFGTNDLTQTTLGVSRDDAARFLSAYVEKGIYAKDPFVSLDVEGVGELVSLAAERGRATRPGIKLGICGEHGGDPASIAFCESVGLDYVSASPYRVPIARLAAAQAALKAR; from the coding sequence ATGACCTATGTGTACCGTTTCGGCGGCGGCGTTTCGGACGGCGGTAAGGGGGACAAGAACCTGCTTGGGGGCAAGGGCGCGAACCTGGCCGAGATGGCGTCGATCGGGCTGCCGGTGCCGCCGGGCTTCACCATCTCGACCGCGATGTGCACCCGATATTATGACGATGGCGAACAGTTCCCGCAGGAACTGCGCGATGAGGTGGCCGACGGCATCGCGCATATCGAGGCGGTGACGGAGAAGCGCTTCGGCGATGCGCAAAACCCGCTTCTGGTCTCGGTCCGCTCGGGCGCGCGGGTGTCGATGCCGGGCATGATGGACACGGTGCTGAACCTGGGTCTCAACGACGAAACCGTCGAGGGGCTGGCGAAGAAGGCGGGCGATGAGCGTTTCGCCTGGGACAGCTATCGCCGCTTCATCCAGATGTATGCCGATGTCGTCCTGGAGCTGGATCACGGTGCTTTCGAGGAAGCGCTGGAGATCGCCAAGGAGGACAATGGTTTCACGCTTGATACCGAGCTGACCGCAACCGACCTGAAAAAGTTGGTCGCCGAATATAAGGGCCTCGTCGAAGCGGAATGGGGCAAGCCCTTCCCGCAGGACGTGCACGACCAGCTCTGGGGCGCGGTCGGCGCAGTGTTCGGATCGTGGCAGTCGGAGCGCGCGAAGGTCTATCGCCGCCTGAACGACATTCCCGCCGACTGGGGCACCGCCGTCAATGTGCAGGCGATGGTCTTCGGCAATATGGGCGACACCTCGGCAACGGGCGTGGCCTTCACGCGCGATCCGTCCAAGGGCGACCGCGCCTATTATGGCGAGTTCCTGATCAACGCGCAGGGCGAGGACGTAGTCGCGGGCATCCGCACGCCGCAGTACCTGACCAAGGCCGCGCGCGAGGAGGCGAACGCCAAGCCCGCCTCGATGGAAGAGGCGATGCCCGAGGTCTATGCCGAGCTGGCCGCCGTCTTCGACCAGCTTGAGACGCATTACCGCGACATGCAGGACATCGAGTTCACGGTCGAACAGGCCAAGCTCTGGATGCTCCAGACCCGCTCGGGCAAGCGTACCGCCAAGGCGGCGCTGAAGATCGCGGTCGACATGGCCAATGAGGGCCTCATCACCCGCGAGGAAGCGATCGCGCGGGTCGATCCGGCGGCGCTCGACCAGTTGCTCCACCCGACGCTCGATCCCGATGCCAAGCGCGACGTGCTGACCAAGGGACTTCCCGCCTCGCCGGGTGCGGCCTCGGGCAAGGTGGTGTTCGACGCCGATGCCGCCGAGCGTGCGGCGGCGGCGGGTGAGGCGGTGATCCTCGTCCGTGTCGAAACCTCGCCGGAGGACATTCACGGCATGCACGCGGCCAAGGGCATCCTGACCGCGCGCGGCGGCATGACCAGCCATGCGGCGGTCGTGGCGCGCGGCATGGGGCGTCCCTGCGTCTCGGGCGCGGGTTCGCTGGCCATCGACAACAAAGCCAAGCTGCTGCGCGTCGGTAGCCGTGAGGTGCGCGAGGGCGACATCCTGACGCTCGACGGTTCGACCGGCGAGGTGATGGTCGGCGCGGTCGCGACCGTGCAGCCCGAACTGGCGGGCGACTTCGGCACGCTGATGGAATGGGCCGACCAGGTCCGCCGCCTGAAGGTCCGCGCCAATGCCGAAACCCCGCTCGACTGCCGCACCGCGCGCGAGTTCGGTGCGGAGGGCGTCGGCCTGTGCCGCACCGAGCATATGTTCTTCGACGCCGCGCGGATCACGGCGGTGCGCCAGATGATCCTCGCCTCGGACGAAGCGGGCCGCCGCGCCGCGCTCGCCAAGCTGCTGCCTGAACAGCGCGCCGACTTCACCGCGATCTTCGAGGTGATGGCGGGCCTGCCGGTGACGGTGCGCCTGCTCGACCCGCCGCTGCACGAATTCCTGCCGCAGCAGGAGGCCGAGTTCGCGGAGGTCGCGACGGCGGCGGGCGTCGACGTCGATACGCTGAAGCGCCGGGCGAACGAGCTGCACGAGTTCAACCCGATGCTCGGCCATCGCGGGTGCCGCCTGGGCGTGACCTATCCGGAAATCTACGAGATCCAGGCGCGCGCCATCTTCGAGGCGGCGCTGGACGTGGCGGAGAAGTCGGGCGAGGCGCCGATCCCCGAGGTCATGATCCCGCTGGTCGCCACGCGCCGCGAGTTGGAGCTGATGAAGGCGGTGGTCGACAAGGCGGCGCAGGCGGTCTTCGCCGAACGCGGCAAGACAGTCGAATATCTGGTCGGCACCATGATCGAGCTGCCGCGCGCCGCGCTGAAGGCGGGCGAGATCGCCGAGGTCGGGGAGTTCTTCTCCTTCGGCACCAACGACCTGACCCAGACGACGCTGGGCGTCAGCCGCGACGATGCGGCGCGCTTCCTGAGCGCCTATGTCGAGAAGGGCATCTACGCCAAGGACCCGTTCGTCAGCCTGGATGTAGAGGGTGTGGGCGAACTGGTCAGCCTGGCCGCCGAGCGAGGTCGCGCGACGCGGCCGGGGATCAAGCTCGGCATCTGCGGCGAGCATGGCGGCGATCCGGCGTCGATCGCCTTCTGCGAGTCGGTTGGGTTGGATTATGTCTCGGCCAGCCCGTACCGCGTGCCGATCGCGCGGCTCGCGGCGGCGCAGGCGGCGTTGAAGGCGCGGTGA
- a CDS encoding TraB/GumN family protein: MKTIMKAALTSLALMLALPACAQSKPAPNPNDADPALWVVKDADTTIYLFGTIHVLKPGLSWFDEAVKTAFDKSDQLVLEMVQPDQATMQQIVMKNGIVTTGPTLTEQLPADKRGAYLKAVTDMGLPPQAFDRMKPWLAGVTLSLAPIQKLGYNPENGPEKVLADAAKAAGKPVAGLETAEQQIGFFNGLSQKAQIDFLTSTVDDLPKAGEEMAEMVDEWAKGDPDALAKTMNDSLKDSPEVAKTLLTDRNARWATWIKQRMAKPGTLFIAVGAGHLAGPDSVQAQLAKQGIKAQRIAY, from the coding sequence ATGAAGACGATCATGAAAGCCGCCCTCACCTCGCTCGCCCTGATGCTGGCGCTGCCCGCCTGCGCACAGAGCAAGCCTGCGCCCAATCCTAATGACGCCGATCCCGCTTTGTGGGTGGTCAAGGACGCCGACACCACCATCTATCTGTTCGGCACCATCCATGTCCTGAAGCCCGGCCTGTCCTGGTTCGACGAGGCGGTGAAGACGGCCTTCGACAAGTCCGACCAGCTCGTCCTCGAAATGGTGCAGCCCGATCAGGCGACGATGCAGCAGATCGTGATGAAGAACGGCATCGTCACCACCGGCCCGACGCTGACCGAGCAACTGCCCGCCGACAAGCGCGGTGCCTATCTGAAGGCGGTAACCGATATGGGCCTGCCGCCCCAGGCGTTCGACCGGATGAAGCCGTGGCTCGCAGGCGTCACCCTGTCGCTCGCGCCGATCCAGAAGCTCGGCTACAACCCGGAAAACGGACCGGAAAAGGTGCTGGCCGACGCGGCCAAGGCGGCGGGCAAGCCGGTCGCCGGGCTGGAAACCGCCGAGCAGCAGATCGGCTTCTTCAACGGCCTGTCGCAAAAGGCGCAAATCGACTTCCTGACCTCGACCGTCGACGACCTGCCCAAGGCGGGTGAGGAAATGGCCGAAATGGTCGACGAATGGGCCAAGGGCGATCCCGACGCGCTGGCCAAGACGATGAACGACAGCCTGAAGGACTCGCCCGAGGTCGCCAAGACCCTGCTGACCGACCGCAACGCCCGCTGGGCGACGTGGATCAAGCAGCGCATGGCCAAGCCCGGCACCCTCTTCATCGCGGTGGGCGCAGGCCATCTGGCGGGGCCCGACAGCGTCCAGGCGCAGCTCGCCAAGCAGGGGATCAAGGCGCAGCGTATCGCCTATTGA
- a CDS encoding type II secretion system F family protein, whose translation MTRPAPAFFGLDPASLTALLWGICVFALLCAGYMLIGSRDPMTRRVRALNERRDSLKIGGESGPKRRAQLIDRATLLDRMRTVLSMLKVLQDEQVKAVQIKLLQAGIRSKDMAVAVIFGRLALPIVLGGTMALWVYGTEDFADWSGFSCYMLVAGTLILSYKAPDLALKNQIDKRTAAIRKGLPDALDLMVICAEAGLTVDAAFARVARELRRAYPELGDEFQLTSVELGFLTDRRQALENLAMRVNLDSLRGVVTTMIQTEKYGTPLASALRVLSAEFRHERMMRAEEKAARLPAIMTVPLILFILPVLFVVILGPAACSIKDTLIAGQ comes from the coding sequence ATGACCCGTCCCGCGCCCGCCTTTTTTGGCCTCGACCCGGCATCGCTGACCGCGCTGCTCTGGGGCATCTGCGTCTTTGCGCTGCTGTGCGCGGGCTATATGCTGATCGGCAGCCGCGACCCGATGACGCGCCGGGTCCGCGCGCTCAACGAACGGCGCGACTCGCTCAAGATCGGTGGCGAGAGCGGCCCCAAGCGGCGCGCCCAGCTGATCGACCGCGCCACCCTGCTGGACCGGATGCGCACGGTCCTGAGCATGCTCAAGGTCTTGCAGGACGAACAGGTCAAGGCGGTTCAGATCAAGCTGCTGCAGGCGGGTATCCGATCGAAGGACATGGCGGTCGCGGTCATTTTCGGGCGCCTGGCCCTGCCGATCGTGCTGGGCGGCACGATGGCGCTTTGGGTCTATGGCACCGAGGATTTCGCCGACTGGAGCGGGTTCAGCTGCTACATGCTGGTCGCGGGTACGCTGATCCTGTCTTACAAGGCGCCCGACCTGGCGCTGAAGAACCAGATCGACAAGCGCACCGCCGCGATCCGCAAGGGATTGCCCGACGCGCTCGACCTGATGGTCATCTGTGCCGAGGCGGGGCTGACCGTCGATGCCGCCTTCGCCCGAGTCGCGCGGGAGCTGCGCCGCGCCTATCCCGAGCTGGGCGACGAGTTCCAGCTGACCTCGGTCGAGTTGGGCTTCCTGACCGACCGGCGGCAGGCGCTGGAGAATCTCGCCATGCGGGTCAATCTGGACTCGCTGCGCGGCGTCGTCACCACGATGATCCAGACCGAGAAATACGGTACGCCGCTGGCCAGCGCGCTACGCGTCCTGTCGGCCGAGTTCCGCCACGAACGCATGATGCGCGCCGAGGAAAAGGCCGCCCGTCTGCCCGCGATCATGACGGTGCCGCTGATCCTGTTCATCCTGCCGGTGCTGTTCGTCGTCATCCTCGGCCCCGCCGCCTGTTCGATCAAGGATACGCTGATCGCGGGGCAATAA
- a CDS encoding glycine--tRNA ligase subunit alpha, with translation MILTLHDYWSERGCVILQPYDMEMGAGTFHPATTLRALGPDSWNAAFVQPCRRPTDGRYGENPNRLQHYYQYQVILKPSPADLQDLYLGSLAAIGVDMTKHDIRFVEDDWESPTLGAWGLGWEVWCDGMEVTQFTYFQQMGGYDMKPVAGELTYGLERLAMYIQDVDNVYDLRFNDAGVSYGDVFLENEKQMSTWNFEVADTDTLFDAFKKAAAECERCLEAKLPIPAYEQAIKASHTFNLLQARGVISVAERQAYMGRVRDLAKGACGAWMDKNGWAA, from the coding sequence ATGATCCTCACCCTCCATGATTATTGGAGCGAGCGGGGATGCGTGATCCTGCAACCCTATGACATGGAGATGGGGGCGGGCACCTTTCACCCCGCGACCACGCTGCGCGCGCTGGGGCCGGACTCGTGGAACGCCGCCTTTGTCCAGCCCTGCCGCCGTCCGACCGACGGCCGCTATGGCGAGAACCCCAACCGGCTTCAGCATTATTACCAGTATCAGGTGATCCTGAAGCCTTCGCCCGCCGATCTGCAGGACCTGTATCTGGGTAGCCTGGCGGCGATCGGCGTCGACATGACCAAGCACGACATCCGCTTCGTCGAGGATGATTGGGAAAGCCCGACCCTGGGTGCCTGGGGGCTGGGCTGGGAAGTCTGGTGCGACGGGATGGAGGTGACGCAGTTCACCTATTTCCAGCAGATGGGCGGATACGACATGAAGCCGGTCGCGGGCGAGCTGACCTATGGGCTCGAGCGTCTGGCCATGTACATCCAGGACGTCGACAATGTGTACGACCTGCGCTTCAACGATGCGGGCGTGAGTTACGGCGACGTGTTTCTCGAAAACGAGAAGCAGATGTCGACCTGGAACTTCGAGGTCGCCGACACCGACACGCTGTTCGACGCCTTCAAGAAGGCTGCGGCCGAGTGCGAGCGCTGTCTGGAGGCCAAGCTGCCCATCCCCGCCTATGAACAGGCGATCAAGGCCAGCCACACCTTCAACCTGCTGCAGGCGCGCGGCGTGATCTCGGTGGCGGAGCGCCAAGCCTATATGGGCCGGGTCCGCGATCTGGCGAAGGGCGCGTGCGGCGCCTGGATGGATAAGAACGGCTGGGCCGCGTGA
- the glyS gene encoding glycine--tRNA ligase subunit beta, with protein MTDFLLELRSEEIPARMQAGARENLAKLFTAELAKAGLSAGEIVTYAGPRRLALIAKDLPSATEAVSEEVKGPRASAPPQALEGFLRKTGLTREQLTERDGVLFAITEKPGRATAEVLAEAIPAIVRAFPWPKSMRWGAESASTESMRWVRPLHAIVALFGGEVVPFAIAGITSGNTTRGHRFHAPAEIVLTGADTYVEQLRAAKVLVDQDERAAIIRQRASALAAEAGLELVEDEGLVAENAGLTEWPVPLLGRFDQAYLDVPPEVIQLTARVNQKYFVCRSGDGKLANAFVCTANIEATDGGAKIVEGNGKVLAARLSDARFFYETDLKTRLDELRPKLEKIVFHEKLGTVADKVERVAKLARWLVEEGIVTESPSRRREGLGEGSAPSDVASGTVPPPSQFQVNDAPHRSGHAGGMTDLKLASGGGELADLAERAAYLAKADLVTGMVGEFPELQGLMGGYYAAAQGEDPRVAEAVRDHYKPVGQGDDVPTAPVTVAVALADKLDSVAQFFMVGLKPSGSKDPFALRRAALGIASTIQQNGLRLPFYAASIRAMGNVDHGSTEMMDFIIDRLKVQQREAGVRHDLIDAVFALGGEDDLVRLLARVRALQAFVTTDDGTNLLAGYKRAANILKKEGVEGDQVWTAPTYTLEPAEADLIAALDAAEPKAAQAVKAEDFEAAMAALASLRAPIDRFFDDVTVNDADPAKRTARLALLARVRAAVHTVADFSRIEG; from the coding sequence ATGACCGATTTTCTGCTCGAACTCCGCTCCGAAGAAATCCCCGCCCGGATGCAGGCGGGGGCGCGGGAGAATCTGGCCAAGCTCTTCACTGCCGAACTGGCGAAAGCCGGTCTGTCGGCGGGCGAGATCGTCACCTATGCGGGGCCTCGCCGTCTGGCGCTGATCGCTAAGGACCTTCCGTCCGCGACCGAGGCAGTGTCCGAGGAAGTGAAGGGGCCGCGTGCCTCCGCCCCGCCGCAGGCGCTGGAGGGCTTCCTGCGCAAGACCGGGCTGACGCGCGAGCAACTGACCGAGCGCGACGGCGTGCTGTTCGCGATCACCGAAAAGCCCGGTCGCGCGACGGCGGAAGTGCTGGCCGAGGCGATCCCCGCGATCGTTCGTGCCTTCCCCTGGCCCAAGTCGATGCGCTGGGGCGCCGAGTCCGCCTCGACCGAGTCGATGCGCTGGGTTCGTCCGCTGCACGCCATCGTCGCGCTGTTTGGCGGCGAGGTGGTGCCGTTCGCAATCGCCGGGATCACCAGCGGCAATACGACGCGCGGTCACCGTTTCCACGCGCCCGCCGAGATCGTGCTGACCGGCGCGGACACCTATGTCGAGCAACTGCGCGCCGCCAAGGTGCTGGTCGACCAGGACGAGCGCGCCGCGATCATCCGTCAGCGCGCCTCCGCGCTCGCCGCCGAGGCCGGGCTGGAGCTGGTCGAGGACGAAGGGCTGGTCGCCGAGAATGCCGGGCTGACCGAATGGCCGGTGCCGCTGCTCGGCCGCTTCGACCAAGCCTATCTCGACGTGCCGCCGGAGGTCATCCAGCTGACCGCGCGGGTGAACCAGAAGTACTTCGTCTGCCGTTCGGGCGACGGCAAGCTGGCGAACGCGTTCGTCTGCACTGCCAATATCGAGGCGACCGATGGCGGCGCGAAGATCGTCGAGGGCAATGGCAAGGTGCTCGCCGCCCGCCTGTCCGACGCGCGTTTCTTCTACGAGACGGACCTGAAGACCAGGCTCGACGAGCTGCGGCCCAAGCTGGAAAAGATCGTCTTCCACGAAAAGCTCGGCACCGTCGCCGACAAGGTCGAGCGCGTGGCCAAACTGGCCCGTTGGCTGGTCGAAGAGGGTATCGTGACCGAATCCCCCTCCCGCAGGCGGGAGGGGCTAGGGGAGGGCAGTGCCCCAAGCGACGTCGCCAGCGGCACCGTCCCCCCCCCATCCCAGTTTCAGGTGAACGATGCCCCGCATCGTTCAGGTCATGCCGGGGGCATGACCGACCTGAAACTCGCAAGCGGAGGGGGCGAGCTTGCCGATCTGGCAGAGCGCGCCGCGTACCTTGCGAAGGCCGATCTCGTCACCGGCATGGTCGGCGAGTTTCCCGAATTGCAGGGCCTGATGGGTGGCTATTACGCCGCCGCGCAGGGCGAAGACCCGCGCGTCGCCGAGGCGGTTCGCGATCATTACAAGCCGGTCGGGCAGGGGGATGACGTCCCCACCGCGCCGGTGACGGTGGCCGTGGCGCTGGCGGATAAGCTGGATAGCGTCGCACAATTCTTCATGGTCGGTTTGAAGCCCAGCGGTTCGAAAGATCCGTTCGCTTTGCGCCGGGCGGCGTTGGGTATCGCCAGCACAATCCAGCAGAACGGCCTGCGTTTGCCCTTCTACGCGGCTAGCATCCGAGCCATGGGCAATGTCGACCACGGATCGACGGAGATGATGGACTTCATCATCGACCGCCTGAAAGTCCAGCAACGCGAAGCGGGCGTCCGTCACGACCTGATCGACGCGGTGTTCGCGCTCGGCGGCGAGGACGACCTCGTCCGCCTGCTCGCCCGCGTCCGTGCGCTGCAAGCCTTCGTCACCACCGACGACGGCACCAACCTGCTCGCCGGCTATAAGCGCGCCGCGAACATCCTGAAGAAGGAAGGCGTCGAGGGCGACCAGGTCTGGACCGCGCCGACCTACACGCTCGAACCCGCCGAGGCCGATCTGATCGCCGCGCTCGACGCGGCCGAGCCGAAGGCGGCGCAAGCGGTGAAGGCCGAGGATTTCGAGGCCGCGATGGCCGCGCTCGCCTCGCTTCGCGCGCCGATCGACCGGTTCTTCGACGATGTGACCGTCAACGATGCCGATCCGGCCAAGCGGACCGCGCGCCTCGCGCTGCTCGCGCGGGTCCGGGCCGCCGTGCATACGGTCGCGGATTTCTCGCGGATCGAGGGATGA